A single genomic interval of uncultured Pseudodesulfovibrio sp. harbors:
- a CDS encoding CoB--CoM heterodisulfide reductase iron-sulfur subunit A family protein translates to MARKIGVYICHCGSNIAGKVDCEDVARYAGGLKDVVVSRDYQFMCSDPGQEMVIRDIREFGLNRVVVASCSPRLHEKTFQKACARAGLNPYLMQHACIREHCSWTTTDPDEATAKAKHIVEAAVDRVGDHQELFSREVDVLPDVMVVGAGIAGIQASLDIAKSGHKVHLIEKSPSIGGHMAQFDKTFPTLDCAACISTPKMVAVSQEPNINLLTWSEVEDVSGFVGNYTVTVKRKPRYINEDVCTGCGACLEKCPTKAISEFNEGLSMRKAIYRNSPQAVPNTPVIDGTICKKITKDKCGVCQKICPTGAIDYDMKERREVFHVGSIVLATGYDTMDPTPMREYGFGRYDNVYTALQFERLNNAVGPTEGQILLKNGEKPESVAIIHCVGSRDKNYHEYCSRTCCMYALKFDHLIKDKVGHDTKVYNFYIDMRCFGKGYEEFFQRVQEEGVTFIRGRPAEVVEENGKLVVVGEDTLLGMNVRVPVDMVVLCTAMEPRSDMTEVARVFGVAQGQDGFLLEEHPKLGPVSTATDGIFLAGACQGPKDIPDAVSHASGGAAQALALAARGKVEISPTTSWIDPDICIGCKVCIDLCPYSAIEFDERRNVSVINEAMCKGCGSCAGYCPSGAAQIKHFNQTQIFNEIDGMLGMMFDPPPAAGVEIQIEDKSGEA, encoded by the coding sequence ATGGCCAGAAAAATCGGTGTATACATCTGCCACTGCGGTTCCAACATCGCGGGAAAGGTCGATTGTGAAGACGTGGCCCGGTATGCGGGAGGCCTCAAGGATGTGGTTGTTTCGCGTGATTACCAGTTCATGTGTTCCGATCCGGGGCAGGAGATGGTCATTCGGGATATCCGCGAGTTCGGCCTCAACCGTGTGGTGGTGGCGTCCTGTTCGCCGAGACTGCACGAAAAGACCTTTCAGAAGGCGTGCGCCCGTGCCGGACTGAATCCCTACCTCATGCAGCACGCCTGCATCCGTGAGCATTGCTCATGGACCACGACCGATCCCGATGAGGCGACCGCCAAGGCCAAGCATATCGTCGAGGCTGCGGTGGACCGCGTGGGCGATCATCAGGAGCTGTTCTCCCGCGAAGTCGATGTCCTGCCCGACGTGATGGTCGTGGGGGCCGGAATTGCCGGAATTCAGGCTTCGCTTGATATCGCCAAGTCCGGGCATAAGGTGCACCTCATCGAGAAGAGTCCGTCCATCGGCGGGCATATGGCGCAGTTCGACAAGACATTCCCCACGCTCGACTGTGCGGCCTGTATTTCCACACCGAAGATGGTGGCGGTGTCGCAGGAACCGAATATCAACCTCCTGACCTGGAGCGAGGTCGAGGATGTGTCCGGCTTCGTGGGCAACTATACGGTCACGGTGAAGCGCAAGCCCCGCTATATCAACGAGGATGTCTGCACCGGCTGCGGCGCGTGTCTGGAAAAGTGCCCGACCAAGGCGATCAGCGAGTTCAACGAAGGGCTGTCCATGCGTAAGGCGATTTACCGCAATTCGCCGCAGGCCGTGCCCAACACTCCGGTCATCGACGGCACCATTTGCAAGAAGATCACAAAAGACAAGTGCGGTGTGTGCCAGAAGATATGTCCCACCGGGGCCATTGACTACGACATGAAGGAACGGCGCGAGGTGTTCCATGTGGGCAGCATCGTGCTCGCCACCGGCTACGATACCATGGACCCGACGCCGATGCGTGAATACGGGTTCGGGCGGTACGACAACGTCTACACCGCGCTTCAGTTCGAGCGTCTGAACAATGCGGTCGGTCCCACGGAGGGGCAGATTCTCCTGAAGAACGGCGAAAAGCCTGAGTCCGTGGCGATCATCCACTGCGTGGGCAGCCGAGACAAGAACTACCATGAGTACTGTTCGCGCACCTGCTGCATGTACGCGCTCAAGTTCGACCATCTCATCAAGGACAAGGTCGGTCACGACACCAAAGTCTACAATTTCTACATCGATATGCGCTGTTTCGGTAAGGGCTACGAAGAATTTTTCCAGCGCGTACAGGAGGAGGGCGTGACCTTCATCCGGGGCCGTCCGGCGGAAGTGGTCGAGGAGAATGGCAAGCTCGTCGTGGTGGGCGAGGACACCCTGCTCGGCATGAACGTGCGGGTCCCGGTGGACATGGTCGTTTTGTGTACCGCCATGGAGCCGCGTTCGGACATGACCGAGGTGGCCCGTGTATTCGGTGTGGCTCAGGGGCAGGACGGCTTCCTGCTTGAGGAACATCCCAAGCTCGGGCCGGTCTCAACGGCGACAGACGGCATTTTCCTTGCCGGAGCCTGTCAGGGGCCCAAGGACATCCCGGACGCCGTGTCCCACGCATCAGGCGGCGCGGCACAGGCGCTTGCATTGGCCGCACGCGGCAAGGTCGAGATTTCCCCCACCACATCGTGGATCGATCCCGACATCTGCATCGGATGCAAGGTGTGCATCGACCTCTGCCCGTATTCGGCCATCGAGTTCGACGAGCGGCGGAACGTGTCGGTCATCAACGAGGCCATGTGCAAGGGCTGCGGCAGCTGTGCCGGGTACTGTCCCAGCGGAGCCGCCCAGATCAAGCACTTCAACCAGACCCAGATATTCAACGAAATCGACGGAATGCTCGGTATGATGTTCGACCCGCCGCCCGCAGCGGGAGTCGAAATTCAGATCGAAGACAAGTCCGGCGAGGCTTAG
- a CDS encoding transposase, whose translation MRRKWDAKTKAKIVLEGLMGGCVNEMCRTYDLRPGQYYKWRGHFLEHCHTVFERPPMAPSESDLAAENEKLKRLVGELTLELNNGKSIL comes from the coding sequence ATGAGGCGCAAATGGGATGCAAAGACAAAGGCGAAAATCGTGCTGGAAGGCCTCATGGGAGGGTGCGTCAACGAGATGTGCCGCACTTACGATCTCAGGCCCGGACAGTACTACAAGTGGCGGGGGCATTTCCTGGAACACTGTCATACGGTCTTCGAGCGACCGCCCATGGCTCCCTCGGAATCGGACCTTGCGGCGGAAAACGAGAAGCTCAAGCGACTGGTGGGGGAACTGACTCTGGAACTCAATAACGGCAAAAGCATTCTCTGA
- a CDS encoding DUF190 domain-containing protein, which translates to MMKGNLVTFFTQQSRTFEGISLAKWIVEEARKLGVGGATLMTGQEGFGHDGRFHSDSYFDLEDQPLQVSMALTFKEYENLMVRLEESHICVFYTKSEIEFGFTSEH; encoded by the coding sequence ATGATGAAAGGAAATCTTGTCACTTTTTTCACCCAGCAAAGCCGTACTTTCGAGGGAATCTCTCTTGCCAAATGGATTGTCGAAGAAGCGAGAAAGCTGGGAGTCGGCGGCGCGACCCTCATGACCGGTCAGGAAGGGTTCGGGCACGATGGCCGATTCCATTCCGACAGTTATTTCGACCTTGAGGACCAGCCCTTGCAGGTGTCCATGGCCCTTACTTTCAAGGAATATGAAAATCTGATGGTCCGTCTCGAAGAGAGCCATATCTGTGTTTTTTATACAAAGTCGGAAATCGAGTTCGGCTTTACCTCGGAACACTGA
- a CDS encoding 4Fe-4S binding protein, with product MRKQYGAMVVGAGIGGIRAALDLAVTGHKVALIDRRPSHGGILSQLDHQFPTDHCGMCKMLPLMSRDSSSQYCLRKGLFHDNIDIMLSTEVADIEGEPGKFLISLNRTSPLVDPTKCVSCGKCSEVCPVRVDSEFNAGLTQRAAIYLPVPHAIPNHYVLDLDNCLRCWKCYEACPTGAIDFKFEERKDFHILVVDRDKAVEEMMRGSLEEQNFPLHFTASGSEAVDMLAESDRFRLVLLGMNINDMDTERVLTRCRELHPDMPVVILADEKQTDAAEELVMQGAREYLTKPLAAKRFVPWLDKRYVRILSDTTEELEVGAVVLAGGFECYDPKSDPQGAADIWNIEHPGVLTAVEFERLISGTGPTGGKLLMPGTDKPAEKIAWIQCVGSRDVQKNADFCTGICCMFSIKEALLAKRVTDGAVDTSIFYMDMRTSGKGYQRYRINAEKEEGVRFVRSRPHTVLPTKEGKLKLEYLTDDGTLIAETFDMVVLAAGARPPKGTDKFAQTIGVDLNQWGFVDTQPYSPERTSQVGVFAAGALGEPKDISESVIQAGAAAQAASRIIKAYDVLAGIATEPEVEYPDVSREPPRTLVAVCSSCPTLAQTVDIEALGARMAMVHSVCRVVNVGSACTSEGWGDIEKAAIEFKPNRILIGACMPYAYIPRLKELGKTIGLNPALMDVVDIYTPTFVMDDKDSVEKEIYASLSTAVARLQGVDPVPPPIMVDVARSALVVGGGLAGMTASMAIADQGYGVCMVEAEEELGGMAMRLHTQLDGSDPRKYMEELIAQVEKHPNIKVFKDSRVVLSRGSAGRFRSAIASPEGVFPLEHGVSILATGAQEAKVYESGLCVHKSVMTHLALEEQLATGQLDAGALSAVAMIQCWRAPGEDRTYCSRVCCPEMVKNVLALKERNPDLPVYVFYRDIMMPGFLETYYTQARKAGAIFIRYEQDAPPKVVFEDGRPIITAHDYILGQDIRIEADILSLSSGMEPNDVDDLLEVFGVELNEDGFYQEADFKWRPVDFLKQGVYACGTGLAPRRMGETVASAKAAAQRSLRILNAEKIARETVVASVRHSLCSLCQACVAACPYGARVVDMELGQIKVDEILCQGCGSCAAVCPNSATVLKGFHDGPMMSVIDAALEEPA from the coding sequence ATGAGGAAACAGTATGGAGCAATGGTGGTCGGAGCGGGGATAGGCGGCATCCGTGCAGCCCTGGACCTCGCGGTCACCGGTCACAAGGTCGCGCTTATCGACCGCCGTCCCAGTCACGGCGGCATCCTGAGCCAGCTTGACCACCAATTCCCCACGGACCATTGCGGCATGTGCAAGATGCTGCCGCTCATGTCGCGGGATTCGTCCAGCCAGTATTGTCTGCGTAAGGGACTTTTCCACGACAATATAGACATCATGCTTTCCACCGAAGTGGCGGATATCGAAGGTGAACCGGGAAAGTTCCTGATTTCCCTGAATCGCACGTCGCCGTTGGTGGACCCCACCAAGTGCGTCAGTTGCGGCAAGTGCTCCGAGGTCTGTCCGGTGCGGGTGGACAGCGAGTTCAATGCGGGACTGACGCAGCGGGCGGCTATCTACCTGCCCGTGCCGCATGCCATTCCCAACCATTACGTGCTTGATCTCGATAACTGCCTGCGGTGTTGGAAGTGCTATGAGGCATGTCCTACCGGAGCCATCGACTTCAAGTTCGAGGAGCGTAAGGATTTTCATATCCTCGTGGTGGATCGGGACAAGGCGGTCGAGGAGATGATGCGGGGCAGTCTGGAGGAACAGAACTTCCCGCTGCACTTCACCGCAAGCGGGAGCGAGGCCGTGGACATGCTTGCCGAAAGCGACCGGTTCCGGCTGGTGCTGCTCGGCATGAACATCAACGACATGGATACCGAACGTGTGCTGACGCGTTGCCGGGAACTGCATCCCGATATGCCGGTGGTCATTCTTGCGGATGAAAAGCAGACGGATGCCGCGGAAGAACTCGTCATGCAGGGAGCGCGGGAATACCTGACCAAGCCGCTCGCTGCCAAGCGTTTCGTGCCGTGGCTCGACAAGCGGTACGTGCGTATCCTGTCGGATACCACCGAGGAGCTTGAAGTCGGCGCCGTGGTGCTTGCGGGCGGATTTGAATGCTATGACCCGAAGAGTGACCCGCAGGGCGCGGCAGATATCTGGAATATCGAGCACCCCGGTGTGCTCACGGCGGTCGAATTCGAACGTCTTATCAGCGGAACCGGTCCTACGGGTGGGAAGCTGTTGATGCCGGGGACTGACAAGCCTGCGGAAAAGATCGCGTGGATTCAGTGCGTCGGCTCGCGCGACGTGCAGAAGAATGCGGATTTCTGTACCGGCATTTGCTGCATGTTCTCCATCAAGGAAGCGTTGCTTGCCAAGCGGGTGACGGATGGTGCGGTGGATACGTCGATCTTCTACATGGACATGCGAACGTCCGGGAAGGGGTATCAGCGTTACCGTATCAACGCGGAAAAGGAAGAGGGCGTCCGTTTCGTGCGCAGCCGTCCTCACACTGTCCTGCCGACAAAGGAAGGAAAGCTGAAGCTTGAGTACCTCACGGATGACGGCACGCTGATTGCCGAGACGTTTGACATGGTGGTGCTGGCCGCGGGTGCGCGCCCGCCCAAGGGAACGGACAAGTTTGCCCAGACCATCGGTGTGGACCTCAATCAGTGGGGTTTTGTGGACACCCAGCCGTATTCGCCCGAAAGGACGAGCCAGGTGGGCGTGTTTGCCGCCGGAGCTTTGGGAGAACCCAAGGATATCTCGGAATCCGTGATTCAGGCGGGGGCCGCAGCACAGGCTGCGTCCCGCATCATCAAGGCGTATGACGTGCTTGCCGGCATCGCGACCGAGCCGGAAGTGGAATACCCGGACGTATCGCGGGAACCGCCTCGCACGTTGGTTGCCGTGTGTTCCTCCTGTCCGACGCTGGCGCAGACCGTGGACATCGAGGCGCTCGGCGCACGTATGGCCATGGTTCATTCGGTCTGCCGGGTGGTCAATGTGGGCAGTGCCTGCACCTCGGAAGGGTGGGGCGACATCGAGAAGGCGGCAATCGAGTTCAAGCCGAACCGCATTCTCATCGGCGCATGCATGCCGTACGCCTACATTCCGCGCCTCAAGGAACTTGGCAAGACCATCGGCCTGAATCCTGCGCTCATGGATGTGGTGGATATCTATACCCCCACGTTTGTCATGGACGACAAGGACTCGGTCGAAAAGGAAATCTACGCATCCCTGTCCACTGCCGTGGCGCGGTTGCAGGGGGTCGACCCCGTGCCGCCGCCGATCATGGTCGACGTGGCGCGTTCCGCCCTTGTGGTGGGAGGCGGGCTGGCGGGCATGACCGCATCCATGGCCATTGCGGATCAGGGATACGGCGTCTGTATGGTCGAGGCCGAAGAGGAACTGGGCGGCATGGCAATGCGTCTGCACACCCAGCTCGACGGTTCCGATCCTCGAAAGTACATGGAAGAACTCATCGCGCAGGTGGAAAAGCATCCCAACATCAAGGTGTTCAAGGATTCTCGCGTGGTGCTTTCCCGCGGCAGCGCGGGGCGGTTCCGTTCGGCCATCGCCAGTCCCGAGGGCGTGTTCCCGCTGGAACACGGCGTGTCTATCCTCGCCACCGGGGCGCAGGAGGCCAAGGTCTATGAGAGCGGCCTGTGCGTGCACAAGTCGGTCATGACCCATCTCGCTCTGGAAGAACAGCTTGCCACGGGTCAGCTTGACGCCGGGGCGCTTTCCGCCGTTGCCATGATCCAGTGTTGGCGCGCACCGGGCGAGGACCGGACGTATTGCAGCCGGGTCTGCTGCCCGGAAATGGTCAAGAACGTGCTCGCACTCAAGGAGCGCAATCCCGACCTGCCGGTCTATGTCTTCTATCGCGACATCATGATGCCGGGATTCCTTGAAACCTATTATACGCAGGCACGCAAGGCAGGGGCGATCTTCATTCGCTACGAGCAGGACGCCCCGCCCAAGGTCGTGTTTGAGGACGGCAGGCCGATCATCACAGCCCATGACTACATACTCGGGCAGGACATTCGCATCGAGGCGGACATCCTTTCGCTCTCCAGCGGAATGGAGCCCAATGACGTGGATGATCTCCTTGAAGTCTTCGGTGTGGAACTCAACGAGGACGGTTTCTATCAGGAAGCGGACTTCAAGTGGCGGCCCGTGGATTTCCTCAAGCAGGGAGTCTACGCATGCGGCACCGGCCTCGCTCCCCGAAGAATGGGTGAGACCGTGGCTTCGGCAAAGGCGGCTGCCCAGCGGTCGTTGCGGATTCTCAATGCCGAGAAGATCGCACGCGAAACCGTGGTGGCTTCTGTCCGGCATTCCCTGTGTTCTCTGTGTCAGGCATGCGTCGCGGCATGTCCGTACGGAGCGCGGGTGGTGGATATGGAGCTCGGACAGATCAAGGTGGACGAGATCCTGTGTCAGGGCTGCGGCTCCTGCGCGGCGGTCTGCCCGAACAGTGCGACGGTGCTCAAGGGATTCCACGACGGTCCCATGATGTCCGTCATTGATGCGGCACTCGAAGAACCGGCCTGA
- a CDS encoding CoB--CoM heterodisulfide reductase iron-sulfur subunit B family protein — MRYAYYPGCSLTESAVEFDVSTRAVMEFLGVELVEIPDWTCCGASAAEPVSKLMNYVLPARNLAITEKELDGIDVIAPCSACYLNLLKVNKEIVGNRALHGRVNEVLAASGITYGGSVAVRHILDVFINDIGAKIIGQKVTDNLEGMKIAPYYGCQILRPYPVFDNPREPSSMTGILEGLGSEIHEWDHGNKCCGASLMMGHRDVALKSVAAILSDAEGADAIVTVCPLCQMNLEAYQSQAEKLGAKPIPILYLTQLMGMAFGLGDGAMLLEKNLTVSAEVRRDIANKVWNQSSRTADGEGVAEEKTENLSKGASHV, encoded by the coding sequence ATGAGATATGCCTACTACCCCGGATGCTCGCTGACGGAAAGCGCGGTCGAGTTCGATGTCTCAACCCGTGCGGTCATGGAATTCCTCGGCGTGGAGCTGGTGGAAATCCCGGACTGGACCTGCTGCGGCGCAAGCGCTGCCGAGCCGGTGAGCAAGCTCATGAATTATGTCCTTCCGGCGAGGAACCTCGCCATTACCGAGAAGGAACTGGACGGTATCGACGTGATCGCGCCGTGCTCGGCCTGCTACCTGAACCTGCTCAAGGTGAACAAGGAGATTGTCGGGAACCGTGCCCTGCATGGCCGGGTCAACGAGGTGCTGGCCGCGTCCGGCATTACCTACGGTGGCAGTGTCGCTGTCCGGCATATTCTGGACGTGTTCATCAATGATATCGGCGCGAAGATCATCGGGCAGAAGGTGACGGACAATCTCGAAGGCATGAAGATCGCGCCGTATTACGGGTGCCAGATTCTCAGGCCGTACCCGGTGTTCGACAACCCGCGTGAACCGTCTTCCATGACCGGCATCCTTGAAGGTCTCGGATCGGAGATTCATGAATGGGACCACGGCAACAAGTGCTGCGGCGCGTCCCTGATGATGGGACACCGTGACGTGGCGCTCAAGTCGGTGGCGGCCATCCTGTCGGACGCCGAAGGCGCGGACGCGATCGTGACGGTCTGTCCGCTCTGCCAGATGAATCTGGAGGCGTATCAGTCCCAGGCGGAAAAGCTTGGGGCCAAACCAATCCCCATCCTTTACCTGACGCAGCTCATGGGCATGGCGTTCGGGCTGGGGGACGGGGCTATGTTGCTGGAGAAAAACCTGACCGTGTCGGCTGAGGTCAGGAGGGATATCGCCAACAAGGTCTGGAATCAGTCGAGCCGGACCGCAGACGGCGAAGGTGTGGCGGAGGAAAAGACGGAAAACCTCAGCAAGGGGGCAAGTCATGTTTAA
- a CDS encoding hydrogenase iron-sulfur subunit, giving the protein MSSEFEPTILAFVCNWCTYTAADLAGTSRMVQQPNLRLVRVMCTGMVDPKYIVKSILSGADGVLVSGCHPGDCHYINGNYKARRRVKLLNEILPQFGIERERVKLTWVGASEGNEFAATVNNFVNEIRELGPMEARSMAVV; this is encoded by the coding sequence ATGAGCAGTGAATTCGAACCGACCATACTGGCCTTTGTTTGCAACTGGTGCACCTACACCGCAGCCGATCTGGCCGGGACATCCCGGATGGTGCAGCAGCCCAACCTGCGTCTGGTGCGCGTCATGTGTACCGGCATGGTTGACCCAAAGTACATCGTGAAATCCATCCTTTCCGGGGCGGACGGCGTGTTGGTCAGCGGGTGCCATCCCGGTGACTGCCACTACATCAACGGCAATTACAAGGCCCGACGCCGGGTCAAGCTTCTCAACGAGATTCTCCCCCAGTTCGGTATCGAGCGGGAGCGCGTGAAGCTGACGTGGGTCGGCGCGAGCGAAGGCAACGAGTTTGCGGCCACGGTGAATAACTTCGTCAACGAAATCAGAGAACTCGGTCCCATGGAAGCGCGTTCCATGGCCGTGGTCTAG
- a CDS encoding Coenzyme F420 hydrogenase/dehydrogenase, beta subunit C-terminal domain — MATTAKIQVENNNPVVAIQGFLRGLLEDESIGGVMVPVHLFDKGMPMPTLVTDPDQLSGADPLAPAFPMNNAKLLSRLTRGQSGERVAAVMRPCEIRAFVELVKLNQGSLDDIVIVGIDCMGAYSNTDYKTFLGDRDSFEATLAFHGKTGGAGETAVDGVDIAPACKSCEHPSPTNADIVIGLAGADLHDGIPVMADSARGEALLNGLGLPDMKANGRDKVLEALIEARTAARDAMFEETSAATGTLTDLSEYLSGCVNCYNCRVACPVCYCKECVFNTDVFEHKPWQYMGWAKRKGSLKMPTDTIFFHLTRMAHMSMACVGCGQCSNACPNDIPVMELFRTVGARTQASFDYEPGRSLDESPPLSVFKEDEFQDTVSHMA, encoded by the coding sequence ATGGCGACCACAGCGAAAATTCAGGTTGAAAACAACAACCCCGTCGTGGCCATTCAGGGCTTTTTGCGCGGGTTGCTTGAAGACGAATCCATTGGCGGCGTCATGGTGCCGGTTCACCTGTTCGACAAGGGCATGCCCATGCCGACGCTGGTGACCGACCCGGACCAGCTTTCCGGTGCGGACCCGCTGGCCCCGGCATTTCCCATGAATAATGCCAAGCTGCTGTCGCGTTTGACGCGCGGCCAGTCCGGCGAGCGGGTGGCGGCAGTGATGCGGCCCTGCGAAATCCGGGCGTTCGTGGAGCTGGTCAAGCTCAATCAGGGCAGCCTTGACGACATCGTTATCGTGGGCATCGACTGCATGGGGGCTTACAGCAACACGGATTACAAGACGTTTCTCGGTGACCGGGATTCCTTTGAAGCGACACTGGCCTTTCATGGGAAGACGGGCGGGGCTGGGGAAACCGCTGTGGACGGCGTGGACATCGCGCCCGCCTGCAAGTCGTGCGAGCATCCATCCCCGACCAACGCGGATATCGTGATTGGTCTGGCCGGTGCGGACCTGCACGACGGGATTCCCGTCATGGCGGACAGTGCGCGGGGCGAGGCGCTGCTCAACGGTCTCGGCCTGCCGGACATGAAGGCCAACGGGCGCGACAAGGTGCTGGAGGCGCTTATCGAGGCCCGCACGGCAGCCCGTGACGCCATGTTCGAGGAAACCAGTGCGGCGACCGGCACGTTGACTGACCTGTCAGAATACCTGTCGGGCTGCGTCAACTGCTACAACTGCCGGGTGGCCTGTCCGGTCTGCTACTGCAAGGAATGCGTCTTCAACACCGACGTGTTCGAGCACAAGCCGTGGCAGTACATGGGCTGGGCCAAGCGCAAGGGCAGTCTCAAGATGCCCACGGACACAATCTTTTTCCACCTGACCCGCATGGCGCACATGTCCATGGCCTGCGTCGGCTGCGGACAGTGTTCCAATGCCTGTCCCAATGACATCCCGGTGATGGAACTGTTCCGCACCGTGGGGGCGCGGACACAGGCGAGTTTCGATTATGAGCCGGGAAGAAGTCTCGACGAGTCGCCGCCGCTCTCGGTGTTCAAGGAAGACGAGTTTCAGGACACCGTGTCGCACATGGCCTGA
- a CDS encoding Crp/Fnr family transcriptional regulator has translation MNRATISSLAELAERASRLHFDKGEYIFKVGDDASCYYLVASGRVVLSRESLSGKPFTFRIAQQGTPLNAVTCFRKRVRLFSARVAEKSEIIAIPCPVFKGWVLKHPDVAAGIINTMGDLLDGAYTRILDIIDESVENRILNALSMVSSQIGLTLPLTNTDVAELVGTSRETAARVISRLQGHGLISKSRGAIQILDKPRLDECATSPFFIV, from the coding sequence TTGAATCGTGCGACCATTTCTTCCCTCGCCGAATTGGCAGAGAGGGCAAGCCGACTTCATTTTGACAAGGGAGAATACATATTCAAAGTCGGCGATGACGCAAGCTGTTATTATCTTGTGGCGAGCGGGCGCGTCGTGTTGTCCCGGGAATCCCTTTCCGGCAAACCGTTTACCTTCCGTATCGCCCAGCAGGGCACGCCGCTCAATGCCGTTACCTGTTTTCGAAAACGGGTTCGTCTTTTTTCGGCGCGTGTTGCCGAAAAGTCCGAGATCATCGCAATCCCCTGTCCCGTGTTCAAGGGGTGGGTGCTGAAGCATCCTGATGTTGCGGCGGGTATTATCAACACGATGGGAGATCTGCTTGATGGTGCCTATACGCGAATCCTCGACATTATTGACGAGAGTGTGGAGAACCGCATCCTGAATGCCCTGAGCATGGTTTCGTCCCAGATAGGGCTGACCCTGCCGCTGACAAATACGGATGTCGCAGAGCTTGTGGGTACTTCCCGTGAAACCGCGGCCCGGGTCATTTCCCGCTTGCAGGGGCATGGACTTATTTCCAAATCCCGCGGTGCCATACAGATTCTTGACAAGCCGCGTCTTGATGAATGCGCCACTAGTCCCTTCTTCATTGTTTGA
- a CDS encoding universal stress protein, with amino-acid sequence MFKDIIVGVTPTGIDDCAVRAAAEFARKFESKLYLVHVAGMEQGWGSMETLEPSGETAKIKAKITENYAEVLEGIAEKQIIVVPGIPHNEILRLARKKNTDLVVMGPHTKEYEEKRSKMWGMAGSTLERVSQKARCPVMVVHKDVVCKEPLFSKILVATDFSDQAECAVSYGGQMARQYKADLTVMNVVENGSSRSEIIGRLEDLYGPRLEGVSGCGFEACRGKASMEILRMGQQSGADLIVMAHHSKERDPEKAFLGSTVTQVALNAPCPTMSVNRHFDLRCGLMYDQSGGVTKAEATA; translated from the coding sequence ATGTTTAAGGACATCATTGTCGGTGTGACTCCGACCGGTATTGACGATTGTGCGGTCAGGGCGGCGGCCGAATTCGCCCGGAAGTTCGAATCCAAGCTGTATCTGGTGCATGTCGCCGGAATGGAGCAGGGCTGGGGTTCCATGGAAACGCTGGAACCGTCCGGCGAAACCGCGAAGATCAAGGCCAAGATCACGGAGAATTATGCCGAAGTGCTTGAAGGCATCGCCGAAAAGCAGATCATCGTCGTGCCCGGTATTCCGCACAACGAGATTCTGCGTCTGGCGCGCAAGAAGAACACCGACCTCGTGGTCATGGGGCCGCATACCAAGGAGTATGAGGAAAAGCGCTCCAAGATGTGGGGCATGGCGGGCAGCACGCTTGAGCGTGTCAGCCAGAAGGCCCGTTGCCCGGTCATGGTCGTTCACAAGGACGTGGTCTGCAAGGAACCGTTGTTCAGCAAGATTCTCGTGGCCACCGACTTCTCCGATCAGGCCGAGTGTGCCGTAAGTTACGGCGGTCAGATGGCGCGGCAGTACAAGGCCGACCTGACGGTCATGAATGTCGTGGAAAACGGCAGCAGCCGGAGTGAAATCATCGGACGGCTTGAAGACCTGTACGGTCCGCGGCTCGAAGGCGTGAGCGGCTGCGGTTTCGAGGCCTGCCGGGGCAAGGCGTCCATGGAAATCCTGCGTATGGGCCAGCAGTCTGGTGCCGACCTCATCGTCATGGCGCACCATTCCAAGGAACGTGACCCTGAAAAGGCGTTCCTCGGTTCCACGGTAACGCAGGTGGCGCTGAATGCGCCGTGCCCGACCATGAGTGTCAACCGTCACTTCGATCTGCGTTGCGGCTTGATGTACGACCAGTCCGGCGGCGTGACAAAGGCGGAGGCCACGGCATAG
- a CDS encoding 4Fe-4S dicluster domain-containing protein — MSEAVRETWTPAGDEYASVLAQLKDETSACMQCGTCTASCPNGFAMDVTPRAMWRMIQFGMLDEVFASHTFWMCSSCYTCTLRCPRGLKLTSVMASLKRLAMIRGGGEARKNGAFYSAFMENVEAHGRVQEMGMMSNYFFKRMDNPTLPFSFMPLGMKMMKKGKVHMPGGGQGGVLKPLFDKAREMEGMS, encoded by the coding sequence ATGAGTGAAGCTGTCAGAGAAACATGGACCCCGGCAGGGGATGAATATGCGTCGGTGCTCGCGCAGTTGAAGGACGAGACCAGCGCCTGCATGCAGTGCGGCACATGCACGGCATCATGCCCGAACGGGTTTGCCATGGATGTGACCCCGCGGGCCATGTGGCGGATGATCCAGTTCGGCATGCTCGATGAGGTCTTTGCAAGCCATACGTTCTGGATGTGCTCGTCCTGCTACACCTGCACGCTGCGCTGCCCGCGCGGCCTGAAGCTCACGTCGGTCATGGCGTCCCTGAAGCGGCTCGCCATGATCCGGGGCGGCGGCGAGGCCCGGAAGAACGGGGCGTTCTACAGTGCGTTCATGGAGAATGTCGAGGCCCATGGCCGCGTGCAGGAAATGGGCATGATGAGCAATTACTTCTTCAAGCGCATGGACAATCCGACCCTGCCGTTCTCATTCATGCCGCTGGGCATGAAGATGATGAAGAAGGGCAAGGTCCACATGCCGGGTGGCGGTCAGGGCGGCGTCCTCAAGCCGCTGTTCGACAAGGCCCGTGAAATGGAGGGGATGTCATGA